GCGTAACGCTTTCTCCCCGGCTGTAGACTGAGCGATGGCGGCCGGTGAGGCGGGTTTTGCCGGCACCCCGGCCGAGGGGATCCTGATTGGAGAGAAGCGCTACTCCGGAGTGAAGCTGACCCTGGATAACTGCCTGCTTCCCAGGGAGCTACTCTCCCAAACCCCGTCGGCGGCTCACGGCCTGCGGCCCGACACCGAGGCAGAGCTCCGGCGGGAGGGCTGCGAGCTGATCCAGGCCGCGGGGATCCTGCTCAAACTGCCGCAGGTAAGAGACGCTGAGCGGGGCGAGCGACCGAGGAAAGAGCGGTGTTGGTAGCGGGGGGtggtgaaagagagagagagagagatagacatgtctgtattgtataattgctttggcaacacctgctatattgtaagtcatgccaataaagcaccattgaattgaattgaaattgagagagagagactccagtGGCGGGTTTATGGACAGCGGCCTGGTGTTTACATATTCGGGGGCTGCGAGAGAGGAACGTAAAAGTAACGTGGACTCAGTGAGTCGGGAGgcagtggagctgaggaggggctgggagggagggaggcagtgtggctctagtggagctgaggaggggctgggagggagggaggcagtgtggctctagtggagctgaggaggggctgggagggagggaggcagtgtggctctagtggagctgaggaggggctgggagggagggaggcagtgtggctctagtggagctgaggaggggctgggagggagggaggcagtgtggctctagtggagctgaggaggggctgggagggagggaggcagcgtggctctagtggagctgaggagggactgggagggagggaggcagtgtggctctagtggagctgaggagggactgggagggagggaggcagtgtggctctagtggagctgaggagggactgggagggagggaggcagtgtggctctagtggagctgaggagggactgggagggagggaggcagtgtggctctagtggagctgaggagggactgggagggagggaggcagtgtggctctagtggagctgaggagggactgggagggagggaggcagtgtggctctagtggagctgaggagggactgggagggagggaggcagtgtggctctagtggagctgaggagggactgggagggagggaggcagtgtggctctagtggttagagttgaggagggactgggagggagggaggcagtgtggctctagtggttagagttgaggagggactgggagggagggaggcagtgtggctctagtggagttgaggagggactgggagggagggaggcagtgtggctctagtggagctgaggaggggctgggagggagggaggcagtgtggctctagtggtgagAGTTGGGGGTGAGTGAAGCAGTTTGTTGAAGCCGTTAGGTTTTTTAAAGGCACGTTGGAGCTGCTCTTATAGTTGATATCCTGTGATTCCAATTTGAATTGTGTTCCTGTTTTAGGTTGCCATGGCCACCGGGCAGATCCTGTTCCAGCGATTCTTTTACTGCAAATCATTTGTGAAGCACTCCATGGaggtgagggagaggggagaggggtgaggagggagaggggagaggggagaggggagaggggagggaatAGACTTTATTCAGATCAGAACTCCATTTATTTACATTCAATTCCTATATCCCCAAGTTcaaatcagtgtgtgtgtgtgtgctgtcttgtgttattagctgtgtgttttgactctgtgtgtgtgtgtgctctcttgtgttattagctgtgtgttttgactctgtgtgtgtgtgctctcttgtgttattagctgtgtgttttgactctgtgtgtgtgtgtgctctcttgtgttattagctgtgtgttttgactctgtgtgtgtgtgtgtgtgctctcttgtgttattagctgtgtgttttgactctgtgtgtgtgtgtgctctcgtattattagctgtgtgttttgactctctgactctctctctctcggtctcggtctctctGCTCCAGTACATCGGCATGGCCTGCCTGCACCTCGCCTCGAAGATCGAAGAGGAGCCGCGGAGAGTGCGGGACGTCCTGAACGTGTTCCACCGGCTGAGGCAGATCAAGCAGCGCCGGTGAGAGAGCGGGGGTGACCACGGGACCCTTCCTAACAGGGTTAATACAGAGCGGGGGCGACCACGGGACCCTTCCCGACAGGGTTAATACAGAGCAGGGGCGACCGCGGGACCCTTCCCGACAGGGTTAGTACAGAGCGGGGGCGACCGCGGGACCCTTCCCGACAGGGTTAGTACAGAGCGGGGGCGACCGCGGGACCCTTCCCGACAGGGTTAATACAGAGCGGGGGCGACCGCGGGACCCTTCCCGACAGGGTTAATACAGAGCGGGGGCGACCGCGGGACCCTTCCCGACAGGGTTAGTACAGAGCGGGGGCGACCGCGGGACCCTTCCCGACAGGGTTAGTACAGAGCGGGGGCGACCGCGGGACCCTTCCCGACAGGGTTAGTACAGAGCGGGGGCGACCGCGGGACCCTTCCCGACAGGGTTAGTACAGAGCGGGGGCGACCGCGGGACCCTTCCCGACAGGGTTAGTACAGAGCGGGGGCGACCGCGGGACCCTTCCCGACAGGGTTAATACAGAGCGGGGGCGACCGCGGGACCCTTCCCGACAGGGTTAATACAGAGCGGGGGCGACCGCGGGACCCTTCCCGACAGGGTTAGTACAGAGCGGGGGCGACCGCGGGACCCTTCCCGACAGGGTTAGTACAGAGCGGGGGCGACCGCGGGACCCTTCCCGACAGGGTTAGTACAGAGCGGGGGCGACCGCGGGACCCTTCCCGACAGGGTTAGTACAGAGCGGGGGCGACCGCGGGACCCTTCCCGACAGGGTTAGTACAGAGCGGGGGCGACCGCGGGACCCTTCCCGACAGGGTTAGTACAGAGCGGGGGCGACCGCGGGACCCTTCCCGACAGGGTTAGTACAGAGCGGGGGCGACCGCGGGACCCTTCCCGACAGGGTTAGTACAGAGCGGGGGCGACCGCGGGACCCTTCCCGACAGGGTTAGTACAGAGCGGGGGCGACCGCGGGACCCTTCCCGACAGGGTTAGTACAGAGCGGGGGCGACCGCGGGACCCTTCCCGACAGGGTTAGTACAGAGCGGGGGCGACCGCGGGACCCTTCCCGACAGGGTTAATACAGAGCGGGGGCGACCGCGGGACCCTTCCCGACAGGGTTAGTACAGAGCGGGGGTGACCGCGGGACCCTTCCCGACAGGGTTAGTACAGAGCGGGGGCGACCGCGGGACCCTTCCCGACAGGGTTAATACAGAGCGGGGGCGACCGCGGGACCCTTCCCGACAGGGTTAATACAGAGCGGGAGTAATCACATTGAACGAGTTTAATCTCCTATaatctctctcccccctctccctcatTCCCCCTCTCAGGAAGCTGTCTCCTCTGCCTCTGGATGTGAGTTACATCTTCCTGAAGAATCAGGTGATCAAAGCGGAGCGGCGTGTGCTGAAGGAGCTGGGCTTCTGTGTGCACGTCAAGCACCCGCACAAGGTAACCTGGCTGAGACCTGAGCACACACCTGAGCACACACCTGAGGAATCACCTGAGCATACACCTGAGGAATCACCTGAGCACACACCTGAGGAATCACCTGAGCACACACCTGAGGAATCACCTGAGCACACACCTGAGCACACACTTGAGGAATCACCTGAGCATACACCTGAGGAATCACCTGAGCACACACCTGAGGAATCACCTGAGCACACACCTGAGGAATCACCTGAGCATACACCTGAGGAATCACCTGAGCACACACCTGAGCACACACCTGTGGAATCACCTGAGCACACACCTGAGCACACACCTGAGGAATCACCTGAGCACACACCTGAGCACACACTTGAGGAATCACCTGAGCATACACCTGAGGAATCACCTGAGCACACACCTGAGGAATCACCTGAGCACACACCTGAGGAATCACCTGAGCACACACCTGAGGAATCACCTGAGCATACACCTGAGGAATCACCTGAGCACACACCTGAGCACACACCTGTGGAATCACCTGAGCACACACCTGAGCACACACCTGAGGAATCACCTGAGCACACACCTGAGGAATCACCTGAgcacacacctgcacacacacaggatCCCCTCCCCTGCTCCAGTGTGTTTGCTGTGGGTCTCTGagctgtgctgctctgtgctcCAGTGTGTTTGCTGTGGGTATCTGAGCTGTGCTGCTCTCTGTGTTTCAGATCATCGTGATGTACATTCAGGTTCTGGAGCTCGAAAAGAACAAGAGCCTGGTGCAGACAGCCTGGTGAGTCCCAGCCCCCTCCCAGTGAGTCCCAGCCCCCTCCCAGTGAGTCCCAGGCCCCTCCCAGTGAGTCCCAGTCCCTTGTAAATGTGATGCATCATGTATTtgatttctctcctctctctcaggaaCTACATGAATGACAGCCTGCGCACCGACGTGTTTGTGCGCTTCGACCCCGAGAGCATCGCCTGTGCGTGTGTGTACCTGGCAGCACGGGCCCTGCAGGTGAGACCCCCCAACCCCTACCCCAACCCTAACCTGGCAGCACGGGCCCTGCAggtgagacacgcacacacagagacacactgaccagtaacacacagacacaccgccCCCTGCAGGCGAGAGACTGCAGCAGGACCAGCCCGCCTCTCCCTGTCAGTGATGTCATCTTTACTgccgtttctaaccctgctccctcctgccctGCAGATCCCGCTGCCCAACCAGCCGCACTGGTTCCTGCTGTTCGGAGTGGAAGAGGAGGGGATCCGAGAGATCTGCCAGAGGATACTGCAGCTGTACCTGCCCTGCaaggtgaggggaggggagaggggagaggggagaggggagaggggagagggggtgggTGGGATCAGTCCTGCAGGTGAAGCTGTTGCTGGTGTCCGTGTTGGAGTGACTctgcctctccctcctctcccccagactcctctctcctctctggagCGGTGAGGGAGAGGGGGTGGGTGGGATCAGTCCTGCAGGTGAAGCTGTTGCTGGTGTCCGTGTTGGAGTgactctccccctccctcctctcccccagactcctctctcctctctggagCAGCTGGTGCAGCAGTGCCGACTGGCCCTGGACGAGGCGCGCACGCAGACCAAGAGGCTGCTGCCCAACGGGACCCCCAAACTGGAGACCCCTGCGGGCTTCTCCCCCGCATCCAAGACCGGTGAGCCAACCAGCACAACCAGTACAGCCAGCAGCGGAGTCACAACAACCAGTAAAACTCACCAGggctgggaatgagactcctgctgcacagcagtgtcgccCGCTCCAGGGTTTACTGAccgcttgatcagccccagtgtgtgaAGGTAACGAACTCAGGGGAGTCTGATTGAACTCACAgggaaaccaggagtggatcacactgctttgCAGCTGCCCATCCCTGCACACAGTGCTGCTGAGAAGAGATTTAGAATTGTGAATCGATGCAAAGTCCTCAAACACTGTACctatgtgtgtctctctcaggtgtgtctctcgtgtgtgtctctctcaggtgtgtgtctctcgtgtgtgtgtgtctctctcaggtgtgtgtctctcgtgtgtgtgtgtctctctcaggtgTGTGTCtcaggtgtgtgtctctctctcgtgtgtgtgtctctctcaggagtgtgtctctctctcaggtgtGTCTGTCTCTTCCCTTCCCTTCAGGCTCCCCGGTGGAAGGGAAGGCTCCGCGtcggtctcctctctctcttcaggCTGTGAAGAATCTCCGGCGCCGGCTGGACGAGGAGGAGAGGCGGGCGAGATCACGCAGCCCCGTCGTCAGGTACTATCACCCTCGCACCCGCGCTGTCTGCAACACCCAGGAACACTGCTAGTGCAAACGTGTGTCACTCAATTACACTGgagaccctgagagagacttctagtggaaacgcttgccattgaatttacactgaagacactgagaaagacttctagtggaaacgcttgccattgaatttacactgatgacactgagaaagacttctagtggaaacgtttgccattgaatttacactgaagacactgagaaagacttctagtggaaacgtttgtcactgaatttacactgaagaccctgagaaagacttctagtggaaacgtttgccgttgaatttacactgaagacactgagaaagacttctagtggaaacgtttgccattgaatttacactgaagacactgagaaagacttctagtggaatcGCTTGCCATtgaatt
The Acipenser ruthenus unplaced genomic scaffold, fAciRut3.2 maternal haplotype, whole genome shotgun sequence DNA segment above includes these coding regions:
- the LOC131730442 gene encoding cyclin-L2-like isoform X2, whose amino-acid sequence is MAAGEAGFAGTPAEGILIGEKRYSGVKLTLDNCLLPRELLSQTPSAAHGLRPDTEAELRREGCELIQAAGILLKLPQVAMATGQILFQRFFYCKSFVKHSMEYIGMACLHLASKIEEEPRRVRDVLNVFHRLRQIKQRRKLSPLPLDVSYIFLKNQVIKAERRVLKELGFCVHVKHPHKIIVMYIQVLELEKNKSLVQTAWNYMNDSLRTDVFVRFDPESIACACVYLAARALQIPLPNQPHWFLLFGVEEEGIREICQRILQLYLPCKTPLSSLEQLVQQCRLALDEARTQTKRLLPNGTPKLETPAGFSPASKTGSPVEGKAPRRSPLSLQAVKNLRRRLDEEERRARSRSPVVRKGRGHSAQRSSAHPGSPARSLKRRRSRSMCSHSASSSRRRGRSSSSPSRSRSDSPPPPRPPRRERRGGRERRPEHREGPPRSRERR
- the LOC131730442 gene encoding cyclin-L2-like isoform X1, yielding MAAGEAGFAGTPAEGILIGEKRYSGVKLTLDNCLLPRELLSQTPSAAHGLRPDTEAELRREGCELIQAAGILLKLPQVAMATGQILFQRFFYCKSFVKHSMEYIGMACLHLASKIEEEPRRVRDVLNVFHRLRQIKQRRKLSPLPLDVSYIFLKNQVIKAERRVLKELGFCVHVKHPHKIIVMYIQVLELEKNKSLVQTAWNYMNDSLRTDVFVRFDPESIACACVYLAARALQVRPPNPYPNPNLAARALQIPLPNQPHWFLLFGVEEEGIREICQRILQLYLPCKTPLSSLEQLVQQCRLALDEARTQTKRLLPNGTPKLETPAGFSPASKTGSPVEGKAPRRSPLSLQAVKNLRRRLDEEERRARSRSPVVRKGRGHSAQRSSAHPGSPARSLKRRRSRSMCSHSASSSRRRGRSSSSPSRSRSDSPPPPRPPRRERRGGRERRPEHREGPPRSRERR
- the LOC131730442 gene encoding cyclin-L2-like isoform X3, which translates into the protein MAAGEAGFAGTPAEGILIGEKRYSGVKLTLDNCLLPRELLSQTPSAAHGLRPDTEAELRREGCELIQAAGILLKLPQVAMATGQILFQRFFYCKSFVKHSMEYIGMACLHLASKIEEEPRRVRDVLNVFHRLRQIKQRRKLSPLPLDVSYIFLKNQVIKAERRVLKELGFCVHVKHPHKIIVMYIQVLELEKNKSLVQTAWNYMNDSLRTDVFVRFDPESIACACVYLAARALQIPLPNQPHWFLLFGVEEEGIREICQRILQLYLPCKTPLSSLER